In Antedon mediterranea chromosome 10, ecAntMedi1.1, whole genome shotgun sequence, one genomic interval encodes:
- the LOC140060770 gene encoding kinase suppressor of Ras 2-like encodes MPRGTTYANNASNRSLGRAGMAMGSAPVSRSSGGSSSGGYGSSGSSGSSSKTYVDNSYNRSLGRVGMDHGSMVASRSSSSSSSTPKTYVDNASNRNLGRVGMEHGTMSVSSSSTSSTPTPKTYVDNAYNRSLGRVGLKHGTMSVSRSSASSDSKPGTYVDNPFNRSQGRVGMDYGTKVVSSKSSSSSKDQLKNPEVKLYKDNAANRRLGRAGKPLGSMPVSSKKTKSTDYLQKAHEHMMNNPYEEFEAPFEADGNLESHFIEQLNRMELSRSRTSTRKPFEWYEGSIIKFGDLTLGKKIGHGGFGDVHHGHMKGKEVAIKKLRVQRVSQKRLTQFEDEVRIFCKLKHKNIITFYGACIETPNLCIVMELMNGSLYDELHVKDYQFSDTEKTFIAMEVADGLKYLHSKNVAHCDIKPTNVLINIATEGADKHEVKITDFGLSKIKNYSETSHSKAVGDDMVRELGTPRYSAPEVLRGEFLDTNGMMMTDVYSFGLVIFEIFSGDEVFDDYNAHQLRKNVGNGDHKPSLHNLLLSGKLQDLMRKCWERTPTTRPTAGECFDSLKKIYQTNV; translated from the exons ATGCCCCGTGGAACAACATACGCAAATAATGCCTCTAACAGAAGTCTTGGTAGGGCTGGTATGGCCATGGGTAGTGCGCCAGTATCGAGATCTAGTGGAGGAAGCTCAAGTGGTGGATATGGCAGTTCCGGCAGTTCTGGGTCTTCATCTAAAACCTATGTTGATAACTCTTACAACCGTAGCCTCGGTAGAGTTGGCATGGATCATGGATCGATGGTAGCCTCTCGCAGTTCATCCAGCAGCAGTTCTACACCCAAAACCTATGTTGATAACGCATCCAACCGTAATCTCGGTAGAGTTGGTATGGAACATGGAACCATGTCAGTCTCCAGCAGTTCCACAAGCAGCACACCTACACCTAAAACCTATGTTGATAATGCGTACAACCGTAGCCTCGGTAGAGTTGGCTTGAAGCATGGGACCATGTCAGTTTCCCGTAGTTCAGCAAGCAGCGATTCTAAGCCGGGTACCTACGTTGACAATCCATTCAACCGTAGCCAGGGTAGAGTTGGCATGGATTATGGAACCAAGGTAGTTTCTTCGAAGAGCTCAAGCTCCAGTAAAGATCAGCTGAAAAATCCTGAAGTTAAGCTATATAAAGATAACGCTGCCAATAGAAGACTTGGTAGAGCCGGAAAACCTCTTGGAAGTATGCCTGTGAGTTCGAAGAAAACCAAATCAACTGATTACCTGCAGAAGGCTCACGAACACATGATGAATAATCCG TATGAAGAGTTTGAAGCGCCGTTTGAAGCAGACGGAAATTTGGAGTCTCATTTTATTGAACAGCTTAATCGTATGGAGTTATCAAGAAGTCGTACATCCACAAGAAAACCATTCGAATGGTACGAGGGTTCGATTATTAAGTTCGGTGACCTCACTCTTGGTAAGAAAATAGGTCATGGTGGCTTTGGCGACGTTCATCACGGCCATATGAAAGGAAAGGAAGTTGCTATTAAGAAGTTACGTGTGCAGCGTGTGAGTCAAAAAAGGTTGACTCAGTTTGAAGACGAAGTTCGAATCTTCTGCAAACTCAAACACAAGAACATCATTACCTTCTATGGTGCCTGTATCGAGACACCTAACCTCTGCATCGTGATGGAGCTTATGAATGGAAGTCTGTATGACGAACTACATGTCAAAGATTACCAGTTCAGTGATACTGAGAAGACATTTATTGCAATGGAAGTAGCCGATGGTCTGAAGTATCTCCATTCTAAGAATGTTGCTCACTGTGACATAAAACCAACGAATGTACTAATCAACATTGCTACTGAGGGTGCAGACAAGCACGAAGTAAAGATCACAGATTTTGGCTTGAGCAAGATCAAGAACTACTCCGAAACTTCGCATTCAAAGGCAGTGGGTGACGACATGGTACGTGAACTTGGTACTCCGCGTTATTCAGCACCAGAGGTTCTTCGTGGTGAATTCCTTGACACCAATGGAATGATGATGACAGATGTTTACTCATTTGGTTTGgtaatatttgaaatatttagtgGAGATGAGGTTTTTGACGATTACAACGCACACCAGCTGAGGAAGAATGTTGGAAATGGTGACCACAAGCCGTCATTACATAATTTGCTGTTGTCAGGTAAGCTGCAAGACTTGATGAGAAAATGTTGGGAAAGAACTCCAACCACACGTCCTACTGCTGGTGAATGCTTTGATTCCTTAAAGAAGATTTACCAAACGAATGTTTAG
- the LOC140060621 gene encoding uncharacterized protein — translation MPRGSTYTDNAANRRLGRAGLPMGSAPVSRSSGGSSYLGSCGSSKTYVDNAYNRSFGRVGMEHGTMVVSRSSSSSNSKPGTYVDNAYNRSFGRVGMEHGTMVVSRSSSSSNSKPGTYVDNAYNRSFGRVGMEHGTMVVSRSSSSSNSKPGTYVDNAYNRSFGRVGMEHGTMVVSRSSSSSDSKPGTYVDNAHNRSFGRVGMAHGTMVVSRSSSSSDSTPKTYVDNASNRSFGRVGMEHGTMVVSRGSLRSDSKPGTYADNAFNRSQGRVGMDHGTMVVSSKSSSTSKDQLKNPEVKLYKDNAANRRLGRAGKPLGSMPVSSKKTKSTEYLQKAHEHLMNTPNEEFKPLFRADENLKSHLTEQFIRINLLRKQTSAATRKPFEWFQGPIIKFCDLSLGDKIGHGGFGDIHHGYMNGKEIAIKKLRVQRVSQKRLTQFEDEVRIFCKLKHRNIITFYAACIETPNLCIVMELMNGSLYDELHVKETEFSDTEQTFIAMEVADGLRYLHARNVAHCDIKPTNVLIAADTANKLDVKITDFGLSMIKDYSDMARELGTPRYSAPEVLRGEFLDTSGMMMADVYSFGLVIFEISSGYEVFYDYNAHQLRMNVGNGDHKPPVHNLLLPGKLQDLMLKCWERTPTTRPTAGQCFSSLKDLYKNYVFNRC, via the exons ATGCCTCGTGGATCAACATACACTGATAATGCCGCTAACAGAAGACTGGGTAGGGCTGGTTTGCCTATGGGTAGTGCTCCAGTATCGAGATCTAGTGGAGGAAGTAGTTATCTTGGTAGTTGTGGGTCTTCTAAAACATACGTTGATAATGCATACAACCGTAGTTTTGGTAGAGTTGGTATGGAACATGGAACCATGGTAGTCTCTCGCAGTTCATCAAGCAGCAATTCTAAACCTGGTACCTATGTTGATAATGCATACAACCGTAGTTTTGGCAGAGTTGGTATGGAACATGGAACCATGGTGGTCTCTCGCAGTTCATCAAGCAGCAATTCTAAACCTGGTACCTATGTTGATAATGCATACAACCGTAGTTTTGGTAGAGTTGGTATGGAACATGGAACCATGGTAGTCTCTCGCAGTTCATCAAGCAGCAATTCTAAACCTGGTACCTATGTTGATAATGCATACAACCGTAGTTTTGGTAGAGTTGGTATGGAACATGGAACCATGGTAGTCTCTCGCAGTTCATCAAGCAGCGATTCTAAACCTGGTACCTATGTTGATAATGCACACAACCGTAGTTTTGGCAGAGTTGGTATGGCACATGGAACCATGGTAGTCTCTCGCAGTTCATCAAGCAGCGATTCTACACCCAAAACCTATGTTGATAATGCATCCAACCGTAGTTTTGGTAGAGTTGGTATGGAACATGGAACCATGGTGGTCTCTCGCGGTTCATTAAGGAGCGATTCTAAGCCTGGTACCTACGCTGACAATGCATTCAACCGTAGCCAGGGTAGAGTTGGCATGGATCATGGAACCATGGTAGTTTCTTCGAAGAGCTCAAGCACCAGTAAAGATCAGCTGAAAAATCCTGAAGTTAAGCTATATAAAGATAACGCTGCCAATAGAAGACTTGGTAGAGCCGGGAAGCCTCTTGGAAGTATGCCTGTGAGTTCGAAGAAAACCAAATCAACTGAGTATCTGCAGAAGGCTCACGAACATCTGATGAATACTCCG aatGAAGAGTTTAAACCACTATTTAGAGCAGACGAAAATTTGAAGTCGCATCTGACTGAACAGTTTATTCGTATAAACTTACTGCGGAAACAAACCAGTGCAGCCACAAGAAAACCATTTGAATGGTTCCAGGGTCCGATTATTAAATTCTGTGACCTCAGTCTCGGTGACAAAATTGGTCACGGTGGCTTTGGCGACATTCATCACGGCTATATGAACGGAAAGGAAATTGCTATTAAGAAGTTACGTGTGCAGCGTGTGAGCCAGAAGAGGTTGACTCAGTTTGAAGACGAAGTTCGAATCTTCTGCAAACTCAAACACAGGAACATCATTACTTTCTATGCTGCCTGTATCGAGACACCTAACCTCTGCATCGTGATGGAGCTTATGAATGGAAGTCTGTATGACGAACTGCATGTCAAGGAAACCGAGTTCAGTGATACGGAGCAGACATTTATTGCAATGGAAGTAGCCGATGGTCTGAGGTATCTCCATGCTAGGAATGTTGCTCACTGTGACATCAAACCAACGAATGTACTAATTGCTGCTGATACCGCAAACAAGCTTGATGTAAAGATTACAGATTTCGGATTAAGTATGATAAAAGACTACTCTGACATGGCACGTGAACTTGGTACTCCGCGTTATTCAGCACCAGAGGTTCTACGTGGTGAATTCCTTGACACCAGTGGAATGATGATGGCAGATGTTTACTCATTTGGTTTGGTAATATTTGAAATATCTAGTGGCTATGAGGTTTTTTACGATTACAACGCTCATCAGTTGAGGATGAATGTTGGAAATGGTGACCACAAGCCGCCGGTACATAATTTGCTGTTGCCAGGTAAGCTGCAAGACTTGATGCTAAAATGTTGGGAAAGAACTCCAACCACACGTCCTACTGCTGGTCAATGCTTTTCATCTTTAAAGGATCTGTACAAAAACTATGTATTCAATCGGTGCTGA